The following nucleotide sequence is from Cicer arietinum cultivar CDC Frontier isolate Library 1 chromosome 2, Cicar.CDCFrontier_v2.0, whole genome shotgun sequence.
GTGCAGAGCTTGGAGAATTGTGTATATCCTCCTGGCTGAGATGTATGACTACAGTCTTTTACAACTGTTATGTAGGCCTAAGTCTCCTTTGCAAGTTAAATTAGGGGATTATTACAATAATATACGATCATAACGGCAGACAAACTGTAACCACGATAGGATGCGTAGTGGCAGATAAAACGTGTCCAGAGGGGTAAACTACAAAATATCATAATTCAGGGAAATTTTAAAAACCTAGGACCAGATTAACTTTTCCTCTCATTTCCATGACATTTTTAATAGGATGCATAAAATACAgtgctataaaaaaaaatcaattttacttaACTGGTTCTTTTGATCCATATTGTATTGCACAGATTATCCAGATCCTAAAAAGCAGATGACAAAATAATTCAGAAATTACTGCaaagttcaagaaaaaaaatgataaagatgtTCAAACGGGGGAAGGGAGAGAGAATTGGACCTTTCATTTTAATAGAGGTCCATAGGGAGCAGGGCATGGCGATACACTGTGGTCTGGTAGCTGGTTTATGAAATCCATGGTTGCCTGCAAACATGCATGGAGCATTTTCTTTTCTAGCCGAACAAGTTGAGTAGCAACTCGCCTCTTTGGATTCAAACTAGCATCTGTCAACTAAGGCAATATGTAAGTTATCAGTgaaaagttgaaattttttgGCCAGTTTCTAATTCAAACAAACAGTACCATAGATTCGTCTTCAGCCAAGGTAGTAGGGTAGCCAGCCAGCCGAGTCTTGAAATAATCAGCAAGCTGGTCTAGCACAGCCCGTTCCATACAAGGGCTCACCTAGAATGAATAATTAGAGTCAACTTTTCACATCACAAGATTTACTCTCCATTTAATTAGATTAGACAAACTTTTtacaatatttgaaaaatgaGTAACGAAATAAAATCAGAACAAATACTAGATTTTGATCTTTGCCATTCTTAAAATTCCTCGAATTCAGATAAGGAAAGCACAAGAGATAAACTTACGGGACAAACTGGACCTTGAGAGGACATGACATATTGCATCTCAGAAGGATCTGAAACATAGCCTAAACGCAGATAAGGAATCATATCTGAGACAGCTTCCCTTTCCTTCCCAGCATACACCTGCGTCAAGGTTGAACtaagaaattattttgaatcaCGAACACCTCTAGGATTAAGTGTGTCGCCGTGTCCAACACGTGTCAGTGTTTAACACTCAGGCGACACCTGCCCATCAACTCAGACAAGTGAATgataaaaaacatgttttttttttgttttgacacATCTTAGACACTCCTTGGACACGTCTCAGATGCATATATGGGTGTTAAAGATGTGTCACAGCTATGATAGGGAGTTAGAGATattaaatttagatattttataaataatgtccatactgtttaattataataaataaatatgtgtcTCGGTGTCCTATACTTTATACATTAGCAGTGTCAATGCGTCCGTGTCGTTTCAGTGTGTCCGTGTCAAAGCTCGTGCTTCATTGATTAATGAGAAGGATATCCAAATAACCTTAAATAAATTTAGGAGTATAGTATTAATACCTGAAAAGTTTGAATTGATAACTTCCCATTTCTTTGTGCAACCATTCTTTTATCTTGATATTGTGGATCTTCAGTATTCAAAGCCGCCTGAGACAGATGTATCAGCAAGGTTAAATCTGAATTGGAACAACAAAGTACTGGATGCAAACAAAGTAAATGTTCAAGTTATACCTCAATTATGAGACGATCATTGGAATTGTCTTCATCAACAAAGCCATAGTTTGTAAGTAACTTTGAGTTAGGCTGTGGGCCACACCTGAAAATGATCAACTACAATTCTTATAATGAAGCTACTAATACAAAATGACTACAtcctttttttaaattacatgaTGACAAATGACTACATCCTTATACCAGACAACAATTGGGTCCCCAGCTTTATAGGGGCGATCAACCACAAGCTGAACAGAACCATCAACAGAAGCTAACATTGCCTTGCAGTTGCTACAGTACGCCAACAAAGGAGGTCCCAGGGGAACCAGAGCAAATCTTCGAGCTAAACTAACATTCTGATTTCAAAATACAATCAATCAATTTGCACCCATTGTTGAAAAAGAGGGCAAGTTGTTGAAAGAGAAGGAAGGTTATGTAAAATTGTAAATACATACATGCATATAAATGCATGTATCATGTATGAATTATGCATGAATCTTAAGGTTTAATCATGGAATATAATGGAACAACTATCCAAAGATTATAAGGAAAAAAGTGTAGTCTGCAAAAGTAACGAATATCCATGTGTTCTAAAACACCATGCACATTTTGTACTACATGATAGTTTATAGTTAGAATAAAACATCTAATCCAACAATCAATTAGTCGTATATAGATGCAGCAGAGGAGTAAATTTTACCTGTAAATGCACAACACATGACTGAACGGCTGCGAAGGCTTGTTTGAAAATCTCAAATGGAAAAGCCTCAGTAGGAATGTCATACGGGTATTGCTGCATTATGCATATAAAGTAAGCAATAAATGACTTAAGTAAATAATAAGTATTTTACTTGTAAAGTTCAAGTACATGTTTAATTACCTGAAACAGAGAACCAGACATAAACCAGACTGTGTCTAGCTCATTATACTCTTTTCTTATTCCTTCAATCCTTTGAACAATTTCATCCTAAATCACAGCCACCAGAAGTTAGTCTggatatatttgaaaaatatttagcaTTAAGCAAACCTAATATTATCAATATCGGTAATATGGATTTAGTGTTTATGTTAATTGGGAGGGAGGNNNNNNNNNNNNNNNNNNNNNNNNNNNNNNNNNNNNNNNNNNNNNNNNNNNNNNNNNNNNNNNNNNNNNNNNNNNNNNNNNNNNNNNNNNNNNNNNNNNNNNNNNNNNNNNNNNNNNNNNNAGAGGCAGAAAACCTTTAGCGGACTTCCTGCAAGGTATGCCAGCTCAGATTCTGACCAGAGAAGCGGTGATTCCACTGCCAGTTGTCCCCTTCCTCGTTGGCGATCAAGTTCCCTAATGTATGGATACCAGAAAGACTTCTTCCCTTGTTTTTTCTCATACATCAGATACAAGGCCAAGCACGCCAATTCGGAAAATTTATTTGTAGTCAATAGCTCAGCTGCAATAAggacaaaatcaaaatatataagcTCAAAATTTAAACTTCTTCAACAAACCTATAATCAATCTATACTCAACTTTTAATATAACTGAACAATAATGAAACACTGATCAAATTGCCTTATAAATGAATTCAAGATAGTTGCTTGCCATATTCATTTCGAAAAATAAGTATGCATGTTTTGTCACCTCATTTACCCAAACATCTTCAACAAAATTTCTAATACATTTCTGACACTAGACATGATTAACCACAGGAATATAATGCACTgccataaaaatatttatcatatagcCTAACGTAATAATTCAAGCAGTGTTATCATATAGTGTCGGTAAAGCGTAGTGGAATTTTAACAAACCGCTATTGTTCTGCGATACGCGATTTAGtataaagtgttgtcaaatagcggtTATAACACTATAGCATAGCAAAATTTTCGCAATATCTAAAATCATTCAAATCATCATAATGGACATGTTCATGTTGAAAATCTATCAGCCATGAAACACTAAAACCGAcctgttattattatatttgctAACCAATGCTCACCAAAAGCATTTAATACCTTATACTAAATTCTCATAACAACTTCAAAAaggattaaaatatattattgtctCTGCCGGTGacattcatttttaaataactaaaaaatcaCACGTGGaccaaattaaaaatgaatgtaacatataaggactaaaatatatttcaatcaaAAGAAAGTAACATAAACCTTTCTGTTATCCAGCCATTTTAATTCCTATTAGCACTTCTTAtcagattaataaaaaaaaaaaaattaaaaagagaaaGCTATGCGATTCGCATTCTATGTTATAATGGAAAGAAGCACAATGCAAGACATAATAATTGAAAGAAACAGAAGAATTGCATTATTACCAATAGTCTCATTTCCCAAGACACGCTCTAGAGTGACAACCAACGAACTTGGAACCGAGAATGCAACATCCCCCACCTACAAAGAATACAGCCAAATATAATAAGATTGAATAGACAAATTGAGCCTTGAAATTGTAAGTGTCAAAATAGTGTTTcaattttaagtgataaatgCATCTCTGAAATTATAAAGCGTCAGTCAAAATAGTTTCTCTATTAACTTTTGTCATTAGAGACTATGACACGTAAAATTAATATAAGTAATTTAACAAGCATGGATCCCGAAGTGGCTATCTTGAATTTGGCCCGTGAAGATTAGGGCCGACCTAAAGGTAAGGTCCACCAAGGCAGTTGCCTTATGCCTCTAAAAAGTATAGTTTTTACTTGATAAACAGACCTCCTATTCAACTATTTTCAAaaccaaaattaatattatcttatctaaaattaatattgtctcaaaaatattaaatcgattggctttattATCAactgaaaaataattatcacacaAAATCGATTACATTAActcaacaaataattatatattctaaaacgtctgaaaaataaattttatacagaaattgaataattttactaaaagtACTATTATGGACTTTAAAAGGCCTAATCTTAAAATTCGCTTTAGACCTCAACATGCGTTTGGTCAGCCATGCATGAAATACATGAGTTTAGTGAGTGGAGTAAGTTTTCGGTAATGTAGTGTTAATATGGATAACAGCAAAAGTTAACAAATAAACTATTTTGACCAACTTATAATAATTTCATGGGACGTAATTGGTAATTTGTGAAAATCagggattattttgaaaatgttcACAATTTTGATAGCCAAGATGCCATTTCACTCAATATAATATAAGAGTCCCATTCATTTTTCATGTTAAAACATatcaaaaaaacaacaacaaaaatgaacaattGATATACACTGTCGGTGTAAACAAGTTTTACACCgtcaataaataatataacCATCAAATCGTTACGAACATttgattttagagaaaatgggTCATGCACTATATGTGTAAACTAGCTATACACTCACAGTGAATAGAAACCATTAATTTCATCATCCCACTAAATAATTATTACcgctataattaaaaaaaccacTTAATCATCGGTTTGAGATTGACTATCAGTGTAAAAGTTGTTACATGGAGAGTGCATGGTCATTAAACCCTTTATTTCAATGTTAACTACTTTAAAAGTCATACAAATAAATGGTTGTGATTCATTGACACATTCAAacattttacaacaaaaatacctgaaaattaaactaaaaaaatacttaCCACTATGATTACATTCAATTCAACAACTTACATTtcttaatagtaataaaataaacaaataaattaaaaataaaatcacatgAATTAAACAAACCTGAAGATCTTCACTAGCAGCAACATAGTGTATAGGCTTAAGACTATCATGAAGCGAAGGTTTCTCCTTCAAAACAACCTTACAAGGAGGGAGGCCATGTTTATGCATCCACGCCTTCAAGTCGCCGTCATCTTCCTTGTGCTTCTTGGCGGCTGCGGAGGCGGCAAGTAAAGTGTCGGAGTTGGAGGCGGAACAGAAAGCTCTCCGGCGACGGCGGTTGGTGAAGAATGTGGGTAACGCGGGAAGATGGTGGGAGAAAGGAGGAGGAGCAATTGGAGGGTGGGAAAGTGAGAGACGAGAAAGTTCCATAGGGTTAGGGTTTTGTGGAAATTGGGAAATTTTTTATTGGAGTGTGTAaaaatgattgattttggttttaAGGGAAAGGAAGAAGAGGATGATTTTTAGTAGAAGAGAGAAAAGTTTGAGATATTTTTGGTTGTTGAAGGTTTTGTACCGTTGTGTTGTGTGTGTGAGTGAGTGTGTAATAAAAGGAtaaggagagagagagagagagagagagagagagagagagagagaagatgTTTTTTTTTGGAGAGTTGAGCTTTTCTATTAGATTTGGGTTGGAGTTGAAGTTGGAGGAGACAAAAATCTAGGTGATTGTCTTCCTTGATTCCTTAAAATGTAAGTTTATTCGGTACATTTGCATTTGTTTTTCTAAGAGAGTTAAGGAAAATCGAATCCACTTTTTAATACATtctattagttaaaatttgtatAGGAATCATTAAATTATACGAGTGTTATATGAATTTTGATCAGTTAAATAGTATCTGTTGAAATATgtgtgttaaaaaatatattggtaatattattgaaattatttgaaattataactcatttgttattattactactatatTTTTCGCAAAATGTAAGtttaatgtttataaaaattatctataaatataatttatttttttaagttactagactagatatattaattacatTGAAAGTTTATTAATGTTTTCTACCTATATGTCAATTTTCAAGATTacatgaataataattttgtcaattaccgtataaaagtaaaattaaactCAAGAAGGAGTCTGAAttgagtttaaatatttttcatgtatAAATAGATTCGATGATTATGTTAACCAACTAGGAGTTTTATTAAGATTTGATGACTAGATTAATCGATTATataaataggaaaaaaaaaacagtttaaGTGATGATTTGTTGTgatattaaaatcttatttaagatCAATATTgtcttaataaataataaataaactcattttattattaatttagaaaagaaaaaaaaaacaaaattgattacGAAAACTTAATAAATTGACTTTAGattttaaaaagtcaaaaataataaaatttaaacaaaaaatctaataaaatataattataaacttcaaaaagacttcattttgatttaaaGATAAGAACAGATTAATCATATTGAACTTTTCAAAACCTAGTAAGAAGTGTAACTTTGAATTATAAGAGTgaaattagaaatttaattttttttaataattttaataaattttatatttgtttttatgaagAAGAGAGTTCATTATTCTTATTAGTGTCATGTATTCTCACcgacatttattttatatacaagTCGATCTTTCGTATATGAAAACCTAAATCGgattttaatataaaactttCTAAAGACTACaatagtattttagtaaaattaataattttttgtttattttttacactttaaaatattaaataatttatttaatatttgttgagacaatattaattttagataagattttattaattttaatttaaaaaatattaaaatgaggCATTTCttattaacttaaaaatatatatttggaggCTTTTGTATTAAGTTAAAAAAGATATTGTTTTTGAAGCATAAAGCAATTATCTTGACAGCCTAACCTTAGGACCGGCTTGCTTGTGTAACTTCCCTTTTTAAGTTCAAGCCTCTACATATTACTTTATCTACCATATGGAATTTCTCCTATCAAACACAACAGCCCTTATATAAAATAGAGTCACTGTGATCAACAAAACTCTGCAGACAACGTAAAGAATTGTCAACAAAGAGGCAATGAAATTATACTTTCCATTTATGGTGAGTATATAAAGAGATTGTGTTAATCATATGTTCACCGTAAAGCACAAACACCTTACGAGACACcaatacatttatattaataacaatttAGAAAAACGAAAGTAATTATTTATGTTAGTGTCATGTCGATGCCATACacaaacacatgttaaatattatatatgccTTAAATCTAAAATGTGAGTACTACATATGTTACTTGCTATATTTGGGACAACTTTTTGGAAGGGAGTTCAAACACTAGGCCTTTTGGTTTTGGTGATGCTATATTAGATGGAGTGGATTTTGATATTGAAGGAGGTAGTAAATTTCACTATGCAACACTTGCCACAAAGATACATGATCATTATAATTCAAGTTTTACAAAAAAAGTTATACTTATATGCTGCCCCTAAAATGTCCCTTTAAGATAATATTTACTTTCAAAGGGCACTTTCTATTGGATTTTTTTGACTATGTTTGGATTGAGTTTTGCAACAAACCTAATAGTGCCATCATCACAAGTTTTCATAAATCAATTGCTGCCTATTATTAGGTCACCTAAGTATGGAGGTGTTATGATATGGGATACGTTCCATGATGTGGATATAGCAATCTTGATATAGTTGCAAAATCAGAGAGGAAATGTTTTAAACAAGGGACAAAGTTCCAATTTGTCTGCACTAGCTATTAAATAAAAGTTCAAATTAGAAAGCTAAGGTTTTCTTGTTTTAGCACCTCTATGTTTTCATAGTGCTCCAAAAACTAAAGCACAACTTCTCATTCTCAgcaacataataaaataatgttattttcCAATCTGTCACATTCCTAAACAACCATACAATGTACttcaaaacaacattatttATTCAGAAGTGTATTTTCTTACGAcacaatttgtgtttttaacggAACATAACTTTTTCAGAAGTGTATTTTCTTACGACACAGTTTGTGATTCTAACAGATAATCCGAAGTCATGTTAGGGACAGAGAAAGTTCCTCCCCTACAGTGATGAGTTATCTGAAAAAGTTATTTCCCTTTTTCTAAAATGATCCTTATCCAGGACATAAGAAAATAACTTAACTTAGTTTGATAAGTGTACTTAAGAATATGTTGAGAAACATTCCCACCAAGACCTGAACATATTACTGCATTGTGTTAACCAACAGAGCATAGACGAATGTACAAAAATGCAATGAAGTTTTTAAGTAGTTGACAAGTAAAAACAATAACTCGACATCcactgaataataataattcacaACAGAACAAGGTTTTCAATTAGATGGAAAAATCCATTCAGGAGCAAAATAAAACACTCCCCCACTAACAGAACCCAGGTAAGtaatagtaaaaaagaaaaggTTAATGAAACAGGCATCATTCACAGCACCATACAAGCTTTTATGAACAGGTGGCCTATCCTTAAATGTTGAATTTTTGAGGAACGTCATAGTCGTCAAAGTCATATCTCTGTCTCTCTCTTCCAACCTGATAAGAGTCACTCTTGTTAGTTATTAATAATTCTATATACAAGTTCAGATAACTAAATGAAAAACGATTGAACACTACTCACCTTAGACAAGTACAACTGATCACATGCAATTTGTTCGTCCATCGTAGTTAGTTTCTTTGATAGTGACATTATTCTGGACAATAATTAACcattaaaatagttaattaaaaacTTCTTTGGCAGCATATTTTCATTTCAACTTTTCAGGTGAAACTTGCTGATTGTCATATCAGGTAGTACCGGAAAGCCATTGTACTTGATGAACTTAATATAAAATCATACCTCTGGATTGATGAATCAATATGCTCAATCATTTCACAGGTTTTGTATTGCTCGGGATCTTCTAAGAATCTCACCATTCCATCCTTCTGGTTGATTGATGCATATATCTCACCATCCTGAATCTGTAGTTCAGGAGTACGTTATTATTGGTAAATAAAATGTTGATGCTACGTGAAAATGAAAGGGATGGGGGGGAATTATTTTGAGAACTACCATTTGTAGCACATGCATTTCAGCTTCCTTGGGACCATTTAACTGCACTGTGTTGGCTATGTCTTGGAGAGAGAGGGTCAAGTATGTCTGAGTTAATCTCTGAATATTGCGCTTATACATGGATGATACAACCTGCTTAACCAGTCCAAGGTTGTTGTCCTGAAAtagaaattttcaaataatttatcaGTCTGTCACATAAATAGGCAGTTTGAGAGAAGGCATGACAAATACTCAGTGTTACCAATGGCGGATGGCGAACCATGGCAAAAAGCCAAAAATCAGCCATAAAACGCCATGGCTTGCCATTCTTCACAAATTGGCCAAGGCAGTTTTCAAAAACTCCACCACCACAATCCGCTATGgccattatttgacaacactgcaAGTACTACAGAGCATTAGAACTATAAGTTAGACTCAGTGCAGAGCCAAGCTTATAGTCTCAATGCCAGATGCTTCAAATAAAGGATGAGTATGAGAAATAACCCACAGATTCGAACTTTTCTGCATTTGTGTTGACATATGCCTCTAAGTCTGCAATTTTTCCAATGCTATAACTATTTGCCAATTCAAAATAAGGCTGCTCAAAGGGGAGAAAAAATGAATAGACGTCAACAGGGCTCAAGttataatctttaaaatatatgcTTCAGAGGCAATCAAATCAAATGGTATTCATTTACGTGCTTCAAATTAACCAACCATACTATAGCTAATGGCAAGTTATGTTTCCCTGCAAGTTAATAGTACAACtattcataaataattaaatttacaaatacAAAAACATGAGGGAAGCCACAAATGGCATCTAAGATTGGTCTCTGAGAACAGCAACCTAGAAGAAGAAATATTGAAGCAGGCATATTGTAGTAGGGCTACTCATAGGTAATGACAGAATCCATAATCATATGACTCatgtaaaatagtttatatatcaGAGCCTGAACTCATCAACCAACAATATTCAGATTATTGAGACCTTTCAAGTTGAAACCACAGCTAGCAACAACACACATTGCAGTTTGAGGAAAACAAATAAAGGGGGGAAAATCAGAAAGCGAGAGAGCACCACTTCCATTCACTGGATTGATAGGCTCCTTTgatgtataatttaaaaatgtgttcaaaatatattacaaaAGAACATCGGTGTGAATATTTTGATCTAAAATGGTTAAAGGCTTTCCATATTTTTCTAGCCTCAACTGAATTAAAGTCCTACCTGACAAAAGAGTTTCAGGTTCCTTTGAGTGATTGGAGAAGAATACTTGGGAAGACTGGAAGAGATCTGCCACCCAACATATGGCAGGTTAGCTGACTAACTACAAAGAAAGAACCTCATACAATGTAATATGTGAATTAGTCAAAATGAAAAAATTCTAGTGCAATCGCTTGATGAAATGTGGCAAACAAATTATCACttctttcttaattattttCTGGTATAAATAAGTTCTCAATATTATGTAAGAGCAAAATTCTGATTAAATACCTTCATTAAGCCACATCACCATAGAATAGGAGCAAGAAATAATTTAAAGGCTTACCTGTCCATGACGAATGAGAGAAACCAATACATATTTTTTGTAAGCTTCAACAGCTATAGCATTTATCAAAGACATGGGAGCAGTTACAACCTAGAAAATATTACCAATTAGAAACTGCACACATTGCTGAAACAAATGGTTGACATAATAACAAGGTCAAGAAACATAAGCTATACAAGTTGCAGTAATACATGGATTACTTACATTATGCAGAAGGTCCAATGCTTTCTGAAAGCGCTTCTGTCCAATGCATATCATACCTCTGTAAGAAAGTATAGTCAGACACTGTAGTCTGTATGGAAAATTCTCACTAAGAACTTGTGAAACTGCATAACATGAACCGCTAAATGCTGGTTTGACTATtcaatatttcaatttaataataatcaaaatactAGGATAACTTCAGTTGTCGAATCCCATTTCATTTGAATACATTTGCAGGAAGCTACAGAGTCTAGAAGATGGAGATCAAATGAAGACCAGAAAACTACAGAGTCTAGCACACAAATTTCATTTCTTTCTCTCTTCATCATCTCATACTTTTCTTAATCATTTTCTCTTTCCTCTCCCACCCTTATTTTATGGAGAGGCATGATGGAAGGAGACGATcaatttaacaatatatatCCTTATCATAATATCAT
It contains:
- the LOC101499532 gene encoding uncharacterized protein encodes the protein MELSRLSLSHPPIAPPPFSHHLPALPTFFTNRRRRRAFCSASNSDTLLAASAAAKKHKEDDGDLKAWMHKHGLPPCKVVLKEKPSLHDSLKPIHYVAASEDLQVGDVAFSVPSSLVVTLERVLGNETIAELLTTNKFSELACLALYLMYEKKQGKKSFWYPYIRELDRQRGRGQLAVESPLLWSESELAYLAGSPLKDEIVQRIEGIRKEYNELDTVWFMSGSLFQQYPYDIPTEAFPFEIFKQAFAAVQSCVVHLQNVSLARRFALVPLGPPLLAYCSNCKAMLASVDGSVQLVVDRPYKAGDPIVVWCGPQPNSKLLTNYGFVDEDNSNDRLIIEAALNTEDPQYQDKRMVAQRNGKLSIQTFQVYAGKEREAVSDMIPYLRLGYVSDPSEMQYVMSSQGPVCPVSPCMERAVLDQLADYFKTRLAGYPTTLAEDESMLTDASLNPKRRVATQLVRLEKKMLHACLQATMDFINQLPDHSVSPCPAPYGPLLK
- the LOC101500162 gene encoding COP9 signalosome complex subunit 3, which encodes MDPLEALVAQIQGLSSSSADINRLHTILKQSEDSLRSDSTRLSSLLSLLDPSLHSLGFLYILDAFTATSISNQQAEEGVVPIINNFIHACSVEQIRLAPDKFVSVCKRLKEQVMLLEAPIRGVAPLLTALQKLQVSREHLTPLHAEFLLLCLLAKCYKTGLSILDDDIFEVDHPRDLYLYCYYGGMICIGQKRFQKALDLLHNVVTAPMSLINAIAVEAYKKYVLVSLIRHGQISSSLPKYSSPITQRNLKLFCQPYFELANSYSIGKIADLEAYVNTNAEKFESDNNLGLVKQVVSSMYKRNIQRLTQTYLTLSLQDIANTVQLNGPKEAEMHVLQMIQDGEIYASINQKDGMVRFLEDPEQYKTCEMIEHIDSSIQRIMSLSKKLTTMDEQIACDQLYLSKVGRERQRYDFDDYDVPQKFNI